CTTCTATAGTCCTTAACTCAATGGGTTTTTGGGTAAATGCCTGAGATAAGGTCTCTGGTTAACGCAAATCCaggatatttttgtgttttattctacaacataaaatacatcagtaataatCGTTTTATGCCTttacttgtcttaaagggatactccaccccaaaatgaacattttgtcattaaccacttacccccatgtctttccaaacgagtaaaagctttgttcgtcttcagaacacaatttaagatattttggatgaaaaccgggaggcttgtgactatcccatagactgccaagtaaaatacaaaaaatacaactaaaatacaactttattcaacaatttgtctcctctgtgtcactacatagcagcgtagcgccattttggctcatctgagctgtacgcatgcagcgtacgctcttctgtgtcagccgcgctgaactgatgtgctgttttctttcaaatcatagcgtaaatatacgtagaaaacatattattgtggcgcggctgacacagaagagcatacgctgcctgcgtatagctcagattcgccaaaatggcgctacgctgctatgtagtgacacagaggagacaaatatttgttttattcgcgtacaaaaagtattgttgtcgcttcataacgttatggttgaaccactgatggcagatggactattctgatgacgcttttcatacttttctgtatGATATAGCAGCATTGCGCTTCGGTTGTAATGAGTTTGAGTCCCATtgacctttcccgatcccatccctctctctctctctctctctttctctctctctctctcccacttagTTTCCTGTCTACATACTGTCCTATCATAATGAAggtaaaataaatcttaatgcatgttttttatagtatgaatgtgaatataaaagTTTCCTATTTGTGACATTGTGGTGACATTTATATGTGTTCAGCTTGTAAATCCAATCTTTTTGACCTGAAATGCATCATATGAATCTGGGCATACTACTTAATTCACATACTGTTTATTAGGGAAGTAGGCATTTTCAAACTTGATTCAAACTCTCATTATCTCGCATTGATGTCAGCACATGAGCTCTATTGACTTTACTCCATTTGGTACTGTTTGTTCCAATGAGTGTCTGATCATTTGCATGAAgttaaatttaaaagttaaagtcCCACATCCTGTTGTCAGTTGTTACTGTCGCTCATGTTGTCAGAAACTGGGAGCTCTCATTGAAAATTACTACATGTCACTTTGTCACTGTACATTGCTTTCATTGTGAACTCGCCTTTTGGGTTAGCGAAAAGAAAAATACTTCAAATTgtgtggcttgttgaggagacTTGGCCAGTAAGTAACTACCCTAGCAACtccttagaaaccacccagaacaccctagcaatgtaTGGAAAACCAACCATAATGCCCAAACAACCAGTCAAAGTTttgcaccactcacattttctttgtaAAGTTTAAAAATCTAGTTATGATTTGTAGGCTATCAGTGAGTAGTAAACAGTAGAATAGTGGAGCGCTGAAGGgaaattttcagtgttttttttttctcacactggTTCTGTGGGCTGTATGCAAACCCTGCCGCGCACAAAGCCAAAGGGTGATAAGACGCTTATTTGACTTGCTTGGTGCACCAGGAGGAAATGATGTCATCAAGCACAAGAGAGAGACACAGAATTGTTTGCTCAGCACAAGCTTCACATGCTCCGACATATTTCTGTTGATTTGTTATGCAAAGAGTGTCCAGCGTTTTAGGTCTCGCTACCTgtggctgtctgtctgtcgagGGGAAAGGGTTCTGccgatgttattttaaaaatagcccTAGTGTTCGATGCTCTTGCACTAATGCCGCCCAACAATCTGACACGATTTAGGGCTCCCTTCTCTTCCTCCATGGATCTCAGGCAACCACCCTAACTTTTTCGACCATAGCTGGACCTGGACCTTTTTAGGAAAACCCCAGTGTTTCTCCAGATGTATGCAGATGTGATAAAGCATTGATATCTATGAGACGAACCTGTCTGTGGCTGTTCTAATGTCAGCACACAGTTGTTTTTGACAGCTGTTTCCTCTCCGTGTTTCATAGTCTGTGCCAGTTAGCAGCTTGTGAGTGACATTTTGTTTATAGACTTGCTTAACCAGACTGCTCAGGCCGAGTGTCCTGTTTTGCACACCAATGTTTGTGCAGATAGTGTTTGTTATTATAACACCTGTGTTAGCTAACCGCTCtcctgttctgttttctttccaCAGACAACAGTCAAGTTAGGAGGACAACTCAGCCTCCATATTTAAAACAAGGACTTTCTCTTATTTATTCTTCAAATCAAATTTCCTCCAGAGATTGACGAAAAGACAGGGCGACTGAGACGGGGGAGGTGGCAGAAAAGTTTCCGTCAAGGAACTGAAGATCTGTGCACTGCAATGCCTCTGGTATGGGACCTGTCATTCAAATTTCGGCACCTGTTGAGGTATTTTGAAATAGATGTCATTGTATGCTTCTCTTGCTTTCATCTTACAGCCCAGCATTAGTGGAATGGATCCTCCCTTTGGGGATGCCTTTCAAAACTGCTCTTTTACTGACCAGGTGCTGACCAGCACAGACCTGTTGGCTAACAGTTCTGACCCAGATTTCATGTATGAACTGGTAAGTTCATACACACGGTGTTACTGTTCCATTTTTATTAATACCTAGAGGATTTTCACACCACAGAACTTACACACATGGAAAAACAAGATATCGTGGCATTGTACTAATTTGTTCCTTTGTTTTGGTTAAATCATAgttcattttcacaaaattaaaatgagggAATGAAATGGTAACCACACTGTATCTAAAACGTGgccatgaattaataaataaaaaaagaatgtaaatcATGTTCATTGATTTACTAAAAGGATAaggattttataaaatatattttttcttacaatttctgcccaatgaaatattttagagcttagTATAACTCGAAAAATGTGTATTCTTTATCAAAGTGCCCATAgcgttttaaaatgttatttgtaatttGCATGAGTTTTCATCTTGGGGCCAATTTGGATGTTTGCTATGGGCCCCTAgtgctaatacatttttaaaaaaatttaattcaattaaattttcagCACATAATGGTTACACGTTGTATCATATGTAGATTGACAAATTGACAgtattatttttgcataatgttTCAGAAAATAGCTATAAGTagttgtggcaacatttccacaaATGGACAAGCAGTCATTAAACCAGGCTGCATACTGGACTTTACGAACCtcgtaaatatgcaaataaaaacctTAACACAGTGCTTAAATAAGCAATGTGAAATCCTGAAACCTAACAGCCCTGATTTAATTGCAACCCAAGGTAAAGTCTAGACAGTGTAAAACATGGAACAAGATTACCCAGGATTATGTTAATTACACTGGGTTATTCATTTCAAGTGTGAAAACCCACCAAGTTTCTTTAGTCTGCTGTATAAAGTTGagttacatttttgaatgtttgcaGGATCGGGACATGACTTGTCGCCAGAGCCCTAGAGGAGATATTTTCACAGTCGGAGACTGCAAAGACTTGGACAGCATGGATCGTCTACCTGAACTGGTAGATAACGACCCTGCTTACAGCTCAAACTTTGAGCAGTGGGACACGTACTGGGAGGACTTGACCAAGTACAGTCGCCTCACCAGTTGTGATATCTGGGGCACCAAGGAAGTGGATTTCTTGGGCCTTGATGACTTTTCCAGCCCTTACCAGGATGAGGAGGTGATAGGACAGACACCGACCCTGGCCCAGCTCAACAGTGAGGACTCGCAGCCAGTTTGTGACACTCTTTACCATCCGGACTTGCTGGTGGGTCAAAAGCAGCTTTTGTTTCCACCTCCCACTGTGGCCAAGAAGACTAACAAACTCAGCCACTCAGCAACCAGCGCCTCATTGAGTCGCAACCCTCTGCCGGACTTTGCCGAGGGATCCCAGAAAGCTACCTGGCCTGTTCCCTCCAGCACTGACACAATGGCCAAGGGCCAGTTTCAGGGCCCTAGCAAAGCCTCAACTGCACCTCTGGACAACATGGATTACGTTCGCAAAGCCAAGGTACGCATCAGCATACCACGCAAGCCTTTAGTAGAGAGCTCAGCCCAGATTAGTGTTTCTGCCTCTCCTCTAATCCAGGAGCATGAGTCATCTGCTTCGCAGGTGAGCGAGGACCCAGCCGTCGTCGCTGCTAACACAGCATCCTCCATTAGCTGTGAAAAGAGAGTGGACACTCCTAAACGAGAGGTACCAACTGGTCCTGGTCCAGAAATAGGGACCCTGAGTATGGTGCCCCACAAAGTCCACTTCGCTGCAGCTGCCGGCAGTGAAACCTTGCTCACCGTGAGTGCTCTTGGATCCGACGCTTCTGCCACTGACAAAAAGAAGGAGGAAGAGCACAACTACTCGTTATTCTTAACCAGGTCCAGGCTGGCAGGGAAGGCAACTGCTGACatggaagaagaggaggaagaagaagaagaggaggatgaaggtgaagaagaggaagaggaggaggaggcagaGGGATTGCATCTAGATGATGAAGACCATGATGAAGGGTTTGGCAGTGAACATGAGCTCTCAGAGaatgaagaggaagaggaggaggaagatgaggacTATGAGGGCGACAAAGACGACTACATTAGTGACGCATTCTCAGAGCCAGGTGTGAAATGAGATCTTTTTCTTGATGCTGTTgtagaaaaatgcataaaaactagGGATGCTATGATAATGATAATGGTACTGGTATCAATACATTCTGTTCTGTACATTCGATACACAAAGGTACAAAATTTAATGCCACCAAGAGAGTGCACAGTTCATTTAGTACAAATAGGCCTATAACTGagtgaacagaaagagagagtatATAGAGTTAATTCTTTTAGAATGTCATTGGTATTGAGTAGCATTGGGAAATCCAGTTCATTCTAGGAGTTAGCTGTTTGGAAAGTGCATTGTAGGTTGTGTGCAGATAACCAAAGGGAAGTGAAACTAACAGATGATCTTACCCAATACTTTGTAAtacataataatgacataaattacAGTAACTTGTTGTGATGCCACCCAAAAGCAAATGCATATTTAGGTTcttaaatgtgtgaatctctttggttatttcatttatttatttgtttgtttgtttgagtggcGTTATGGAGCTAAAGATTTAAGCattttgtaattgtgtgtgtgtacttggtgtaatcaacccaaaaatgaaaattttgtcatcatttactcacactcagtgGTTGAAActtgaatgagtttctttcttctgttgaacataaaaaaatatatatatatattttgaagaatgtgggtaaccaaacagttcctGGTCACCATGTGACTCCCattgtattgcaaaaaaaaaaaaaaaaaatactatgaaaagtcaatggggaccagaaactgttttgtTATCTGCATTCTTccttttaaagtaatagttcatccagaaatgaaaattgtcatcaattgttcaccctcatgttgttccaaaaccacaaaactttaatgtgtttcattaagatattttaacaaTTCTGTCCCTCCAGTAAACATCCAgtccattacatttttttttttacattttaaaaagacatggCAAAAGTAATCCATACGAATTGTGTGGTTTAATCCAAATATTTTATAGATAAAGGATctctttatatgatgaacagatttaatttatccttttattcacatataaacatacatagaGCACATAAAATATGGTAAAGAGAATTTTAGCCTTACTTGCTTGATGTTcaagaacaaacctcattggttctcgtGCGTCATACAAGCATGTTTGAGTTTCCATTTACAACTTTTgatgtctatggaatgtccccatttagatagctaagtaaacgtgtatttatttatttatgtatttaattgcaatatgcatattttacttttgtaaaacttttttgacCAGTGCATATGATTAATTGCAGCAGTTTGCAATTTCAGAGTTTGTAATATAGTTAATTATAAATTGTGCAGACATCGTGACACCAGCAAAGATGACAGAAAATCGTTAGATAGGGATCTTTGAAGTATGCTAATAAGTGTGTCCTCCTCCACCCATCCTGTTGGAAACCCAAATTTTGTACCTGTCAAAAACAAGAATTGGAAACGCCACTCATTggacaatttgtttttttctttttttttttttcttttcgtcttGCAGTGTTTTGTTAGCTAGTCAGCTTAAATTAAGCCTGGaatgaaaaaaaagcttttttttcaggTTGGTCTAAAGGACACAGAAGTGTTGCAGAAGATTTGGTTTGTAAACATTGTAATTTTATCTATTGCGGTATGCTTGTATAGTCTCCTGTATTTGCTGTTAAAGttaatatttgatgaaaataataatcatcagtCTCACTGGACTGTACTGGTAAATACTGGTACACGTAACAGCAAATACCAAACAGAAGTATCAGTACTTGTATTTGGTATTGTGTTCATCCCTAGTGAAAACTTGTCTGCGCTGCCCTAATTTGAAACTATGTCACTACTAATATCTTGAACGAGCCCTTGTGACTTGTTATGGTTGAATTGAGAATTATTGATTGTACATTTACAAGATTATAATGGTTTAATGATTCTGTATATGCAGGATAGAAAAAGATCATTGTTCATTTCTTTCTTTGCCTCATTACCATCCTATCTTTCAAACAGGATGTGACACTGATATGGCTGATGATGTCAAAGGCCTGACGGCTGGAATTTCCAGGAAGAGGGGAAAGCGTCGATACTTTTGGGAGTATAGCGAGCAGCTCATCCCGTCCAAACAGGAGCGCATGCTGAAACCCTCCGAATGGGACAGAGACACACTTCCCAGCAACATGTTCCAAAAGAATGGCCCGCACCATGGTGAGACATTCACTGTCCATCATATAAAATCTATGAACAAAGAAGGACCTGTGTTCCAGATTATAATTACAGCAGATCACAGTATTTAAAGCTTTTATGAAAATTCCCTTTAAGCCTGACATATTTAACGTTAATGCTTGTCTGAATTGTTTAGGAAAACACACACTGAAGAAGTCGAGGCGGACGGATGTGGAAGATCTTACTCCAAACCCCCGGAAGCTGCTTCAGATTGGCAGTGAACTCCGGAAACTCAATAAAGTCATTAGTGACCTGACTCCGGTTAGTGAGTTACCCCTAACCGCTCGGCCTCGGTCTCGGAAAGAGAAGAACAAGCTTGCATCCAGGTAAAGCCGTATCCACGTACTCCTTGAACTACTACTTCTTTTATTTCTTAAAGCTCACATCCCAACGTTTCCCTTAAACTTAAAATCCACTATAGAAAAACTGGTTGAACTACATTGCGTGCTGTTAGTGATTAAAATGCTGAAATACAGCACaccaaaatgactttttattgaaACACTCTTCTTGAttcttctctgtgtgtttgttttcttccctaGGGCCTGCAGGCTGAAAAAGAAAGCTCAGTATGAAGCCAACAAAGTCAAGTTATGGGGCCTTGGAACTGAATATGGTACATTGTTTAGACatggaaattaaatattaaaggaaGTGCTTGATATTGTTTATTGTAGAGTGTAGATTGAGTGTAACCACTGTGCTTACCTTTGAAACGAGACTAGTTTTTAGATCGGTTAAGTTTTTGTGCATGCTTATAACCGAGCAAATTTGCCAAGTATGCCAAGAATGAGACAAAGATATGATTGTCTTCCTTATCAGATCGTTTGCTGTTTGTGATCAATGCAATCAAAGAAGAGATTGTCAGCAGAGTTCAGGATATCTCACATGACAAAGGAACAAGCATGACCGAGAAGCTGGATAAACTCATTGAGGATACCTTAGGTAAGAAAATGTGCTACGTAGCATTATTATTAACACTTGTAAAACATTGCAGATGCGAATTGTGTGTGTTCTTGTACAAGCTGTCTTCAAGTTTCTCCTCAAGCACACCACTAACAACTCGATACATCTTACAAGCTGAGTTGCAAGAAATCTGCATGCTTTACAAACATGATCATGTGTCTTCTCCAGCAGCTGCTATCCTCACGTCTTCAAGAATTTTAAGAGCCTTCACATTGCGTCGGTCCATGCTGCGACCTCTGTTGTATCGAAACTTTTTGTTAGCACATCACAATCAGCACATCACCTCATCCTACTGTTATATAAGTtccaaaaacagctttaaaagaacacaagatgaattattttttaaatattttgttggaaGCTCATGATCTCAGCATAGACTGGGAAGTAAACAGCCTGTAACTAACAACAAAACTCTATTAAAACTTTCCCTTTAAGATCAAGGTAGGGTACTTTGCTACTCTATTTAGTCTTAGTTCCTGGTatgaaaacttaaacttaaactttaatgGAAATTCCCACCTAACAGTTTTATTATATTAGCTTCTATAGTTTCATTAATAAGTTCTCTTTTGTTCATACAGTGGAGCCACCAGTGGCCAGCCAGACTTCAGAGTTTGTGAATCAGATCCTGGAGAACACTGGGAAAGGAGATCCCACCGGAGGGCTGGTGGGATTGCGTGTGCCCACATCGAAGGTGTAGAGTCACGCCGAAAGACACCACGGAGCACACACGAAGCCATCCGCGCCATTCTTGTCCCACACTGTAACGGCCCAACACTCTGCATGCCCATTTTCACTTGGAGACGCATCCTCACATTTAAAGTGAATACATGCATACGATACCACATGTCCGtgcatacatatgtatatattcacCTCATGCGCACAAATGGAAATGAAACTAGTAGTTAACCTTTGCACTCAATGTTTCCTACCATGTGTGCATGTGGCTGGTATCGATCAACAGGCCGCCATGTTGCaaatattaaaagccaatatacgAGATACCTCcaacaaatgagaaaaagagagaaaaaagctaAACGATGAGCACCAGTAGCCATTTTCCTCTTGCGTCCAGCTAAATCTTGCATCAAATGCCCATTAAGAGTTTTGGAAAGCAGAGGTGCACTCTGCTGAGAAACTAAGAAGGCATTAGATCCTTTGATTTAGTGGTCAAAAAGGTGTAAATGCAGACTTTCTGAGTTTTTGAACACGGCATGTACGATAGGCCTACTTTATACACTTATTCATCTCTCAACTGAGGGTGTAAGTGTCCAAAGGTGGATTCCTGTTTGAAGCATTTTTTGAGGATCAATTGAGATACACCAACTACGAGAAGAACACAAATACCGATGTTAAACCCAGAATAGAGCAAAGTTACTGATGTTCGGTGTATATATGTAGAACAGGGATGTTTCAAGAGAGTAGCAGGTGAGGAGACGGGCCTCAGATGGCTTTTTCCACAGATTTGTGATCGTCTCAGgttggaaagagagagagagcgtgtgtgtgtgttttgtttttctttccttgaCTTGAGCAGATGGTCAGGTGAATCCCTTATTGTAAATAGGCAGATTGATTGATTATTATCCACTGGTGAAATCTTTTCCTTTCTACACTTTGGTTGAAGTGCCCTCACGTCAGATCACCTTTGATGTTGTTTTGCAAATTCTCAGTGAAAGGGGCTTCTAAAGCTGATTCCCAGATTgggttttgtttatatttgtactttataCAAGCTAGATTCATTGTGCCTTGTTATTGCGGAGTTGAGCAAAAATAAAACTCAATGGAGAGAGCAAATGGACCATTTTGCAGAAAGCAAGGAGCTGAAGGGGAGTCAGTGGGGGGTGGGGAGGTTTGTAATGTATTTCAGCTCTTTAAAGATACTCTGAATGTACATAGGAACATGGAAAATATAGATATATGCCACAGAGTCTGTGCTTTGTATCATAAGATGGCTCtggcaaatgtatttttttcggTACTTCATTTAGgaggggatggggggggggggtttgcggTGTCGTAATATATGagaaatattaacatataaaaaacaaaaaatgatatttgcacactatattttgattgttttgttttttgtaccaAAGACACATGCAACTGAAAATGGCAACTAGCCAGTCTAAGTAAGGTTTTGCACAGCTTACCTGACACCGTATTgaatgtaggaaaaaaaaaatggtagggTCAAGGATTCTACTGAACTGTGAAATTTGCTTGGGTCCAATTCTCTGCAGAAAGAAGCATTCATTTGCATCCTCATCCAATTTTGTACTGTTCTTTTTGTTCTCATATACATTTCTTTGACACATTTGTACCGCCATTCGGTTTCCCTCCACCGAAGTTTTGTTGCGTATTTAAAAGATGAGCTATAAAGTTAATGGAGAAGGAGATGCTTCTGTTTTGCCCATAGAAGATATTATCACAAAACCAAAAGGTTTACTATTCTTCCTATAGTTGTAGAGGGGAGTGCATGTACAAAAAATGATACATGTCATTGTCTTGTTTATAATTTGAATACACATTAATCAGTGCACACATTAAGATGCCACCTTCTGAAATGATACGTTACTCGGcattacacacttttatttttgtcttcttacTCTGAGTATTGTTGAAAGCAAAATTGAATTGCGTATATTTTTGTAGTGATTGCCTTTAACTCTCCTTTCTGCACTACCCATAGATCCCTTTTGGAAAATTCGGAAATGTTTTCGAAAGCACTTATCTTGCTAAGGGATTGTGAGTTCAAATCctcttttaaaattgaatttaacacAATCgtatgtataatgtatgtatacTTAATCGGCTGAATCTCACAATAAAAAGTCCAGGTTGTTTTTAACCTCagtatcaaaaagaaaaaaaaatatatatacataaattatattttgcatgaacaCAGTGaagccttaaaataaaaaaataagctcaCCTTGCACCCGACTTctcattaatttaattcaaaggaTTCGAAACagcataaaaatctaaatctgaatCAGTATAATTAAATTCACTAGAACACATTACTTACAATTGTACTTTACAATTACGTGCAGTAAATGAGAATTACTTTAATGAGAACCCAAGTGGAAATATGCctaattgtcataaaaattagGCTTTATTTTCATTCTGGAAAATATAAATTCTTCCTGAATTGTGACCTAGACTGTTTTTGTGAGATTTCCCTGCCATCACGATCTCAAGCTGCTGCAAATTTGTTCATTCTGAAAAATCTCTTCCAGGGGAAATGATTAATAGTTTGCTAAAGGCCTTTTAAAAGTGACTTTATTCTTGATGCTAAAGCTTGTGGAGAagattttttctcaaaattcattTAGATCAAAGAAAGGAGAATCTAAACTAAGACTTTTGTAAAgctattttttgcatttagtaGCATAGTAAAGATTCTGTATACCGTCCATTATGTGTTGTAACTcctttttttgtacatgtacatgaATTTAGATTTATTCTAAATGTGgaaaatataaacagtatattatATGTCAATAAATGTGTAGTAAGTTCTATATTACATGtaagaaagcaaaagcactttgtctagacaaaaaaaaacaaaaaaaaaaacaaagctttccCCCTCCCATTTGCTGCTAAACCGACCTCGTTTGAATGCTGCAGTGTGTACTTGACTTTTGCCATCTTGACCAGGGCAGTGTGACTGAGAGATTTGAGTGGAGACAGACATTCGTAAGTGTCTCATTGAGCAGTGAGGACTCTGACGTCACAATCTTCATTTGCCTTCAGTAGACATTTCCTAtggaaaaatacaaattctgcttTGGATTTTTCTTCAGGTCGATGTACAGAGTTGACACATTCTCTCTGGCCAGAGATAGGTATTGttgtcattgattttttttttaaagtaatttttttacttaCTGCGGGAAACCGGAGTTATTTGAGAAAGTAGctcagagaaaataataataataataatatataaatatatatcgcTGTACTGTAAGGCAGTTCCATTTGCCATGGGGAATCAATtggacactgttttttttttttgtctttgtctttaagAACCCATCCATTCTTAAAAGACAGCAAAGCCATTTGTTATGGCGACAAAGACCGGCCTTTCTCGTGCCCATCTTCAGCTCAAAGCTACTCGGAGTGGCATTAGCTCAAAATCATAATGATTGTCCTATAAAATAAGCTTGATGGCAAGTGACAATGAGCATACAGAGATGGAAATGCATGTTGTCCTTCTGTCGAAGGCCTGCTGTTTTGAGAGCATTTGGTAGTTATCATAGTGTCCAAGCTCACGCATTCAACATGATGTTGTGAGCTGTGGAGTTTAGTGTTTTAACCAGCCAGGGGACTCTGTGGCATTCAAACAGTCAAGGAAAAGGTTACTATTTAAAGCCAgtattttatctttctttctttcttccttttcttttactttctttctttccttttatttttttatatatagaaagatatttaaagaacacatacacatatatacacatgcacacatttgtatatgtgtgtttgttttgcttcATAGTGTGATTCAAAATTAACATTCATGAGAGGCTGTCACGTAGGAAATTAATTCTGGTTATTTTCTAATCTTAGGGAAATTATTTCTGCCTTCAAAACAGATATATGCatcgaaaacaaaacaaaaaaaatcacaaaaattaaatataattcattatttatatagcatagtTATGTTTCTCACATAGTCTGACATTTAGCATCATATTACTTTTTCAAAGGGAAATAATGTAGCTTTGTGTTTCTGAACAATTTGTGTGTTCTTttagtttgcttgtttttttgtctttaagaGTAAGCTAGCTATTACATCCATTCTTTGATTGATCGATTGTTTTCATTGTCTGCATATTGTTGATGATTCAGTCATTTTGGACGCAAAGCTGCTAAATCATGTTGTGAAATTGTATATAGAGAATCAAATATCATTCCCTGTTACATTCAAGCTATGAGCAATGACTTTTATATTGTAAACGATTATTTATCAGGAGATGGATCTTGTGCCATTATCTTTATACCACAGATTCATCAAACACAGTTCGATCTCAATGGATAACTCACTTTGAATTCTTCTAAAATGGCTGCAGTATATTCTCAAGAGCATTCAAACAAGCATTTACACCTTTCCTTttcaatggtttgtgtagatatGTGTTTGCTATATACAAGAAAGATTATTCCTATTGGTGCACTATGCAGGTTTTACTCTGTAGAAAGACAGGATGTTGCTTAAGTTGACAGCACttgcttttttttaacaattgtatCTGATTAATAGGTATTGTAAAGGTGGTTATCGATGGTAAACAACACGGTGACTAAAAGTTGAGAAATATTTTGCTAAGCATTTCACAGAAGGCGGCCTGTTTTATTGTTGCTAAATAAACATGCTCTTTCCAATGTATTTAACCTAATGAatgttgtagttttgtttttttgctttcctTTTTTGCTGTTTGTGTAATGGACCTTGATGAATCATTTTACCATTCTGTGCATTTTGTTACTCTGTATCTTGTGTAATCGTGTTCTTCAAAAGTAGAATGACCTTCACACTTTTAGATGATAGCGCTTTAGGTTTAGCAGTAGAACTCAAACGTGCATTCCTACATATCAGCTGCTTGTAAATGTTCCATTAACAAATCTGTATGCTACACTCGATCCCTTTAGATATGATATTTGAAACCATGGATATGTT
This window of the Cyprinus carpio isolate SPL01 chromosome A21, ASM1834038v1, whole genome shotgun sequence genome carries:
- the LOC109092886 gene encoding CREB3 regulatory factor-like isoform X1, with protein sequence MPLPSISGMDPPFGDAFQNCSFTDQVLTSTDLLANSSDPDFMYELDRDMTCRQSPRGDIFTVGDCKDLDSMDRLPELVDNDPAYSSNFEQWDTYWEDLTKYSRLTSCDIWGTKEVDFLGLDDFSSPYQDEEVIGQTPTLAQLNSEDSQPVCDTLYHPDLLVGQKQLLFPPPTVAKKTNKLSHSATSASLSRNPLPDFAEGSQKATWPVPSSTDTMAKGQFQGPSKASTAPLDNMDYVRKAKVRISIPRKPLVESSAQISVSASPLIQEHESSASQVSEDPAVVAANTASSISCEKRVDTPKREVPTGPGPEIGTLSMVPHKVHFAAAAGSETLLTVSALGSDASATDKKKEEEHNYSLFLTRSRLAGKATADMEEEEEEEEEEDEGEEEEEEEEAEGLHLDDEDHDEGFGSEHELSENEEEEEEEDEDYEGDKDDYISDAFSEPGCDTDMADDVKGLTAGISRKRGKRRYFWEYSEQLIPSKQERMLKPSEWDRDTLPSNMFQKNGPHHGKHTLKKSRRTDVEDLTPNPRKLLQIGSELRKLNKVISDLTPVSELPLTARPRSRKEKNKLASRACRLKKKAQYEANKVKLWGLGTEYDRLLFVINAIKEEIVSRVQDISHDKGTSMTEKLDKLIEDTLVEPPVASQTSEFVNQILENTGKGDPTGGLVGLRVPTSKDIRECCGPQAVLMDLNSTVKEKFSQLRQRIQDMEQMAKEQDRETDKQAILSETEGHRKQLLSNQMAWRKANLACKLAIDNLEKDELLQGGDSVRQRKATKESLVQTSSDITESLMSVSRMMAQQVQQSEETIGTLASSSRTVQETNEEFKAMTGTIHLGRKLILKYNRRELTDKLLIFLALALFLATVLYILKKRLFPFI